The Sulfitobacter guttiformis genome contains a region encoding:
- a CDS encoding TolC family protein has protein sequence MRISKLPLIAGFPLLLGACAVAVPGAYTEPKAGFANVASQITPAIGKRTVFAETQAENEALKSQVHGMVHRKTISADTAVQVALLNNKGLQASYANVGLSAADAWQQSTPVNPVVSIGVLGIGAPELGAYRAIEGLIRANILDATTRKQRRAIADASFRQAQLAAVNDTLSLANQTRQAWIAAVAAFEAVGYLKRAKVTSDAGSELARKLGETGALNKAGQAREQAFNAELAGQLAKARLNAEKSKEDLTRLMGLWGTDVDYYVPDALPALPKSVGRIDNIEAKALRNRVDLRVAKLGLEAQAAAFGLTDQTRIVSDLEIVAGAEFEREAGEDGDTEKVLTPQVELEFAIPIYDTGKARMRKAELSYLQAANVLAETAVNVRSEARGAEASYHATYKIARHYRDVLVPLRETVEEEGLLSYNGMITNTFELLTDVREKLSASLEAANAKSDFYMAQADLTAAIYGGGAGGGGAGGTGATVAAGGGEPH, from the coding sequence ATGCGTATCTCGAAACTCCCGCTGATTGCGGGTTTCCCGCTGCTGCTTGGTGCTTGCGCTGTCGCAGTCCCGGGCGCCTATACAGAGCCAAAAGCAGGCTTTGCCAATGTGGCGAGCCAGATTACCCCTGCCATCGGAAAGCGAACCGTCTTTGCCGAGACCCAGGCTGAAAACGAAGCGCTCAAGAGCCAGGTGCATGGCATGGTGCATCGCAAGACGATTTCGGCGGATACTGCGGTGCAGGTGGCTTTACTGAACAACAAGGGCTTGCAGGCGTCTTATGCGAATGTCGGACTGTCCGCCGCTGATGCGTGGCAGCAATCCACACCGGTCAATCCGGTCGTTTCCATCGGCGTTTTGGGGATCGGTGCGCCAGAGCTGGGTGCGTACCGCGCCATAGAAGGGCTGATCCGCGCTAACATTCTGGATGCGACGACACGCAAGCAGCGCCGCGCGATTGCGGACGCGAGCTTTCGTCAGGCGCAATTGGCAGCCGTGAATGATACACTTTCGCTTGCAAATCAGACCCGTCAGGCTTGGATCGCAGCGGTGGCCGCATTTGAAGCTGTGGGCTACCTCAAGCGTGCAAAGGTCACATCAGACGCGGGGTCCGAACTGGCACGCAAGCTGGGGGAAACGGGTGCCCTGAACAAAGCCGGTCAGGCCCGCGAACAGGCGTTCAACGCAGAATTGGCGGGGCAATTGGCAAAGGCGCGGCTGAATGCAGAAAAATCCAAGGAAGATCTGACACGCCTCATGGGGCTTTGGGGCACGGATGTGGACTATTACGTCCCCGATGCGCTACCTGCTTTGCCGAAGTCCGTCGGCAGGATTGACAATATCGAGGCCAAAGCATTGCGCAACCGTGTAGATCTGCGCGTTGCAAAACTGGGGCTTGAGGCACAGGCAGCCGCCTTCGGTCTAACGGACCAGACCCGCATCGTTAGCGATCTTGAGATCGTCGCGGGGGCCGAGTTCGAGCGCGAAGCAGGCGAGGACGGGGACACCGAGAAAGTCCTCACTCCGCAAGTCGAACTGGAGTTCGCAATTCCGATTTACGACACGGGCAAAGCACGGATGCGCAAGGCAGAGCTGTCATATCTGCAAGCAGCAAACGTGCTGGCCGAAACGGCTGTGAATGTGCGCTCCGAGGCACGCGGTGCAGAGGCATCCTATCACGCGACCTATAAGATCGCGCGCCATTACAGGGATGTTCTCGTGCCCCTGCGCGAGACTGTCGAAGAAGAAGGGCTGCTGTCTTACAACGGCATGATCACCAACACATTCGAACTGCTGACAGATGTGCGCGAGAAGCTGAGCGCTTCTCTTGAGGCAGCAAATGCGAAAAGCGATTTCTACATGGCTCAGGCCGATCTGACAGCTGCCATTTATGGCGGTGGTGCTGGCGGCGGCGGTGCTGGTGGGACAGGCGCAACAGTTGCCGCTGGTGGCGGCGAACCTCACTGA
- a CDS encoding multicopper oxidase family protein gives MLNRRQLLGAGAAGATLVSSQAWGQTLNMGLPEAAMMDSAATAITPRPSSGVDYNPVVTLNGWTLPHRMNNGVKEFHLVAEPVERELADGMIAHLWGYNGQSTGPTIEAVEGDRVRIYVTNKLPENTSVHWHGLILPSGMDGVVGLSHPGIKPGKTFVYEFDLIKSGTFMYHPHADEMVQMAMGMMGMFVVHPKDPTFMPVDRDFLIMLNAFDIDPGTYVPRIMTMSDFNLWTWNSRIFPDIDPLVVNRGDKVRVRVGNLTMTNHPIHMHGYDFKVTCTDGGWVPESAQWPEVSIDIPVGAMRAYEFTADHLGDWAIHCHKSHHTMNAMGHDVPTFIGVDKKQLTQKIRTFQPDYMPMGTAGMGDMGKMTMELPDNTIPMMNGWGPHGPIEMGGMFSVVKVREGIGADDYEDPGWHENPPGEQAYEWTGELPEFTSNTSPKTILTPKQTQKG, from the coding sequence ATGTTGAACAGACGTCAATTACTCGGAGCAGGTGCTGCTGGTGCAACGCTTGTTTCCTCGCAGGCCTGGGGCCAGACCTTGAACATGGGCCTGCCGGAGGCGGCCATGATGGACAGTGCCGCAACCGCGATCACGCCGCGCCCCTCATCGGGCGTGGACTATAATCCCGTAGTGACTCTGAATGGCTGGACCTTGCCGCACCGGATGAACAACGGGGTCAAGGAATTCCACCTTGTCGCCGAGCCGGTGGAGCGCGAGCTGGCCGATGGTATGATCGCCCATCTCTGGGGCTACAACGGCCAGTCAACTGGCCCCACGATCGAGGCCGTTGAAGGTGATCGCGTCCGCATCTATGTCACCAACAAGCTGCCGGAAAACACCTCCGTCCATTGGCATGGTCTGATCCTGCCCTCAGGCATGGACGGTGTGGTGGGCCTCAGCCATCCGGGGATCAAACCGGGCAAAACTTTTGTCTATGAGTTTGACCTGATCAAATCCGGCACGTTCATGTATCACCCTCATGCGGACGAGATGGTGCAGATGGCCATGGGGATGATGGGCATGTTTGTGGTCCACCCCAAGGACCCGACCTTCATGCCAGTCGATCGCGATTTCCTGATCATGCTTAATGCTTTCGACATTGATCCGGGCACTTATGTCCCGCGCATCATGACAATGTCTGACTTCAACCTGTGGACATGGAATAGCCGGATTTTCCCCGACATCGACCCGCTGGTCGTGAACCGCGGCGACAAGGTCCGCGTTCGTGTGGGCAACCTCACGATGACAAACCATCCGATCCACATGCACGGATATGATTTCAAAGTCACCTGCACCGACGGCGGTTGGGTGCCGGAATCCGCGCAATGGCCCGAGGTCAGCATCGACATCCCCGTGGGCGCGATGCGGGCCTATGAGTTCACCGCAGATCACTTGGGTGACTGGGCCATCCACTGCCATAAATCCCACCACACCATGAATGCGATGGGTCACGACGTGCCGACCTTTATCGGCGTCGATAAAAAACAGCTCACCCAGAAGATCCGGACCTTCCAGCCCGACTATATGCCCATGGGCACGGCCGGTATGGGCGACATGGGCAAGATGACCATGGAACTGCCTGATAACACGATCCCGATGATGAACGGCTGGGGACCGCACGGACCGATCGAGATGGGCGGTATGTTCTCTGTTGTGAAAGTCCGCGAAGGGATCGGCGCGGACGATTACGAGGATCCCGGCTGGCATGAAAACCCGCCCGGCGAGCAGGCTTATGAGTGGACCGGTGAGCTGCCCGAGTTCACCTCCAACACCAGCCCCAAGACCATTCTGACCCCTAAGCAGACGCAAAAGGGCTGA
- a CDS encoding copper-binding protein yields MKNLLLTTAIALTIAMPAYASGTHDGGHGAAKAEAHGADGHSDNHADMMMIGMPGDASKVDRTINITMVETDDGKMLLEGDEMTFEKGETIRFVIENKGEQEHEFVLDTVERNADHKIEMAKMMMEHDDPNRITLDAGASGEVIWTFSNDGAFEAACLMPGHYESGMYRAVAVGEHAMKADMKMAVAEVQVAQADVEYTKGKVTKVDAKGGKVTIDHGPLLNLDMPAMKMVFRADEAMISKLSEGQEIEFVAEPVKGKLTVTQLK; encoded by the coding sequence ATGAAAAACCTTCTTTTGACGACTGCGATCGCTCTTACCATTGCCATGCCTGCCTATGCTTCCGGCACTCATGACGGCGGCCATGGTGCGGCAAAGGCCGAAGCCCACGGTGCTGACGGCCACAGTGACAACCATGCAGACATGATGATGATCGGAATGCCCGGTGACGCTTCCAAGGTGGACCGGACAATCAATATAACTATGGTCGAGACCGACGATGGCAAGATGCTCCTTGAGGGTGACGAAATGACCTTCGAAAAGGGCGAAACCATTCGCTTTGTGATCGAGAACAAGGGTGAACAAGAGCATGAGTTCGTCCTTGATACGGTTGAGCGCAACGCTGACCACAAGATCGAGATGGCCAAGATGATGATGGAACATGACGATCCAAACCGCATCACTCTTGATGCCGGTGCTTCGGGCGAAGTGATCTGGACCTTCTCAAATGATGGCGCATTCGAGGCTGCGTGCCTCATGCCGGGGCACTACGAATCCGGTATGTATCGCGCGGTTGCTGTTGGCGAACACGCAATGAAGGCGGATATGAAAATGGCAGTAGCAGAAGTGCAGGTGGCGCAGGCTGATGTTGAATACACCAAAGGCAAGGTTACAAAAGTTGATGCAAAAGGCGGGAAGGTCACGATTGATCATGGCCCTCTCCTGAACCTTGATATGCCTGCTATGAAGATGGTGTTTCGCGCGGACGAGGCGATGATTTCCAAACTGTCCGAAGGGCAGGAGATCGAGTTTGTTGCCGAACCGGTCAAAGGCAAGCTGACTGTAACCCAGTTGAAATAG
- a CDS encoding ABC transporter permease family protein gives MSGDPAIAIALTGNLGQSIYFTVAVTEIIGNRAGVTLTLDFISLLVALVIAISGQATPRFWLGLMAIVVFGVWYGCVAILGADTWQGYILPVIVPNYYAVPELKPIV, from the coding sequence GTGTCGGGCGACCCTGCGATTGCCATCGCTTTGACTGGAAATCTGGGGCAGAGCATCTATTTTACCGTAGCGGTGACCGAGATCATCGGCAACCGTGCCGGCGTCACGCTGACGCTCGACTTCATCTCATTACTCGTCGCTTTGGTGATTGCCATATCTGGGCAGGCAACCCCGCGCTTCTGGTTGGGCCTGATGGCCATCGTCGTCTTTGGCGTCTGGTATGGCTGTGTCGCTATTTTGGGCGCGGACACATGGCAGGGTTACATCCTGCCCGTGATCGTGCCGAACTATTACGCCGTCCCCGAGCTTAAGCCCATTGTCTGA